In Flammeovirgaceae bacterium 311, one DNA window encodes the following:
- a CDS encoding serine-pyruvate aminotransferase/archaeal aspartate aminotransferase (COG1932 Phosphoserine aminotransferase) — MSKNTFFTVGPSELYFSVEMHMKEALRKQIPSMSHRGTSFQNLYRHAAGHLRELLQLPESYYVLFINSGTEAWERILQSCVEKKSCHLVNGAFSKRFALTAQELGLETEIIETPDGQCIDPKNMLLSNDSELIALTYNETSTGVMQPVSDITDIRRGFENSILAVDVVSAAPYITFNIEDVDSLFFSVQKGFGLPAGLGVLIVNEKCLSKAVRKQESGKSLGSYHSLPSLIEKAEKYETPATPNVLGIYLLGKVAEEMNKKGIDQIRRETDQKAAIIYQALEDCNYLKLFVEKKACRSKTTIVAELHDTADSKPLMDYLSAKYMKVSSGYGKHKDKHIRIANFPALSKEQMERLADALVAFKKVEV, encoded by the coding sequence ATGAGTAAGAATACCTTTTTTACAGTAGGTCCCTCTGAACTGTACTTCTCTGTTGAGATGCACATGAAAGAGGCGCTCCGCAAGCAGATTCCATCTATGAGCCATCGTGGCACTTCCTTCCAGAACCTGTACCGGCATGCTGCCGGGCATCTGCGAGAGTTGCTGCAGCTACCGGAAAGTTACTATGTACTCTTTATTAATTCAGGAACCGAGGCCTGGGAGCGCATTTTGCAGAGCTGTGTGGAAAAAAAATCCTGCCACCTGGTGAATGGTGCTTTCTCTAAAAGATTTGCCCTTACCGCTCAGGAGCTGGGACTTGAAACTGAAATTATTGAAACTCCCGACGGGCAGTGCATTGATCCGAAAAATATGCTGCTCTCTAACGACAGCGAATTAATTGCCCTAACTTATAATGAAACCAGTACCGGAGTTATGCAGCCGGTGAGTGATATTACCGATATCAGAAGAGGTTTCGAAAATTCTATCCTGGCAGTAGATGTGGTATCAGCGGCTCCTTACATCACTTTTAACATAGAGGATGTAGACAGCCTGTTCTTTTCCGTACAGAAAGGTTTTGGCCTGCCTGCCGGTCTTGGCGTATTGATTGTAAATGAAAAATGCCTCTCTAAAGCTGTCCGGAAGCAGGAGAGCGGTAAAAGCCTGGGCAGCTACCACAGCCTGCCAAGTCTTATTGAGAAGGCTGAAAAGTATGAGACCCCTGCCACCCCAAATGTGCTTGGCATTTACCTGCTGGGAAAAGTGGCAGAAGAAATGAATAAGAAAGGCATAGACCAGATCAGGCGGGAAACAGACCAGAAAGCAGCCATTATTTACCAGGCGCTGGAAGATTGCAACTACCTGAAACTTTTTGTAGAAAAAAAGGCATGCCGCAGCAAAACAACCATTGTAGCAGAGCTGCACGACACAGCAGATAGTAAACCGCTGATGGATTATTTATCTGCCAAGTATATGAAGGTGAGCAGCGGCTATGGAAAACACAAAGATAAACATATTCGCATTGCCAATTTCCCCGCCCTTTCAAAAGAACAAATGGAGCGCCTGGCCGATGCGCTTGTGGCCTTCAAAAAAGTAGAAGTGTAA